Proteins encoded together in one Flavobacterium keumense window:
- a CDS encoding bifunctional 3-deoxy-7-phosphoheptulonate synthase/chorismate mutase type II → MENSKEMRNWLDAFKLDHPLVIAGPCSAETEEQVLKIAHELKDSDVSVFRAGIWKPRTRPGGFEGVGEIGLKWLKKAKEETGLLMGTEVATAAHCKLALEYDIDVLWVGARTTANPFAVQEIADTLKGTDKIVLIKNPVNPDMALWLGGVERLYAAGIKKLGVIHRGFSTYQKTKYRNIPEWQIAIELQNKFPDLPLIIDPSHITGNRDMILEVTQEALDLNYDGMIIETHIDPDNAWSDAAQQVTPAALKQIFKDLKIRKQSGDTADFENKMTKLRANIDVLDANLLELLGKRMQVASEIGQVKKDANVAVLQNSRWNEIQAKMVAEGAKKGLSEEFIIKLFKGIHQESIEQQEKILNS, encoded by the coding sequence ATGGAGAATAGTAAAGAAATGAGAAATTGGTTGGATGCATTCAAATTAGATCATCCATTAGTTATTGCAGGACCATGTAGTGCTGAAACTGAAGAGCAAGTATTAAAAATTGCTCACGAATTGAAAGATTCAGATGTAAGCGTTTTTAGAGCAGGAATCTGGAAGCCAAGAACACGTCCAGGAGGATTTGAGGGTGTGGGTGAAATTGGATTGAAATGGTTGAAAAAAGCCAAAGAAGAAACAGGTTTGTTAATGGGGACTGAGGTAGCTACTGCTGCACACTGTAAATTGGCTTTGGAATACGATATTGATGTTTTATGGGTGGGAGCGCGTACAACTGCGAATCCATTTGCAGTTCAAGAAATTGCAGATACTTTAAAAGGAACTGATAAAATCGTTTTGATTAAAAACCCAGTAAACCCAGATATGGCTTTGTGGTTAGGTGGTGTAGAGCGTTTGTATGCTGCTGGTATTAAAAAATTAGGAGTAATTCATAGAGGTTTCTCTACGTACCAAAAAACAAAGTACAGAAACATTCCTGAGTGGCAAATTGCTATCGAATTGCAAAATAAATTCCCTGATTTGCCTTTAATCATTGACCCATCACACATCACAGGAAACCGTGATATGATTTTGGAAGTCACTCAAGAAGCCTTGGATTTGAACTATGACGGTATGATTATCGAAACACATATTGATCCAGACAATGCTTGGAGTGATGCTGCTCAACAAGTAACACCTGCTGCTTTGAAACAAATTTTCAAAGATTTGAAAATTAGAAAACAAAGTGGAGATACAGCTGATTTTGAAAACAAAATGACAAAATTAAGAGCTAATATTGATGTGTTAGATGCTAATTTATTGGAATTACTTGGAAAACGTATGCAAGTAGCATCAGAAATTGGTCAAGTGAAAAAAGATGCCAACGTAGCGGTTTTACAAAACAGTCGTTGGAATGAAATCCAAGCAAAAATGGTTGCTGAAGGTGCTAAAAAAGGATTGTCTGAAGAATTTATCATTAAATTGTTCAAAGGAATTCACCAAGAGAGTATCGAACAACAAGAGAAAATATTGAATTCTTAA
- the rsgA gene encoding ribosome small subunit-dependent GTPase A — MTGIVYKSTGSWYTVKSETGDFMECRMKGKFRMKGIKSTNPIAVGDVVDFELDESSDAVTGTIHNIHDRKNYIVRKSVNLSKQIHIIASNIDQVFLLITIDNPPTTTSFIDRFLVTAEAYGIETILVFNKIDTLNDTSLDEQLYMQHVYQEIGYRCLRVSSTEGKGVEELKQLMLGKVSMFSGHSGVGKSTLVNALEPSLHLKTKNISEQSKQGQHTTTFAEMYDLSFGAKIIDTPGIKGFGIVDMEKEEIGGYFPEFFKLQDQCKFNNCLHKEEPHCAIKAALEKDEIAWSRYNSYLKILEGDDEHYRTDVYNEDRIASDKTRD; from the coding sequence ATGACAGGAATCGTTTATAAATCTACAGGGAGTTGGTACACCGTAAAATCTGAAACAGGTGATTTTATGGAATGCCGTATGAAAGGGAAGTTCCGAATGAAGGGGATTAAAAGTACCAATCCAATTGCTGTAGGGGATGTAGTGGATTTTGAATTGGACGAAAGTTCGGATGCTGTGACGGGAACCATTCATAACATTCACGACAGGAAAAATTATATCGTTCGAAAATCGGTGAATTTATCCAAGCAAATTCATATTATTGCTTCCAATATTGATCAAGTTTTTTTATTGATTACGATTGATAATCCGCCTACAACCACCAGTTTTATTGACCGATTTTTAGTTACCGCCGAAGCCTACGGTATCGAAACAATTTTAGTTTTTAACAAAATCGATACCTTAAACGACACCTCTTTAGATGAGCAATTGTATATGCAACATGTGTATCAAGAAATTGGCTATCGTTGTTTGCGCGTATCTTCAACCGAAGGAAAAGGAGTGGAAGAATTAAAACAATTGATGTTGGGTAAAGTCAGTATGTTTTCAGGACATTCTGGTGTAGGGAAATCAACTTTAGTCAATGCTTTAGAACCTTCTTTGCATTTGAAAACAAAAAATATTTCGGAACAAAGCAAACAAGGACAACACACCACCACTTTTGCTGAAATGTATGATTTGAGTTTTGGTGCCAAAATCATCGATACACCTGGTATCAAAGGATTTGGGATTGTGGATATGGAAAAAGAAGAAATTGGCGGGTACTTCCCAGAATTTTTCAAATTACAAGACCAATGCAAATTCAATAATTGTTTGCACAAAGAAGAGCCTCATTGTGCCATAAAAGCGGCTTTGGAAAAAGATGAAATCGCTTGGTCTCGTTACAATAGCTATTTGAAAATTTTAGAAGGCGATGACGAACATTATAGAACTGATGTGTACAATGAAGACCGAATTGCCAGCGATAAAACACGAGATTAA
- the dtd gene encoding D-aminoacyl-tRNA deacylase yields the protein MRVVLQRVSSASVTVSEKIVGEIQKGLLVLVGIEDADTQEDIDWLVGKITQLRIFGDANEIMNLSVEEVNGDVLVVSQFTLHAATKKGNRPSYIKAARPEVAIPIYEKFVTILEHKLGKKVPTGIFGADMKVALLNDGPVTIVIDSKNKE from the coding sequence ATGAGAGTAGTGTTACAAAGAGTTTCATCGGCTTCAGTCACCGTTTCTGAAAAAATAGTGGGAGAAATCCAAAAAGGATTGTTAGTCCTAGTAGGAATTGAGGACGCCGATACCCAAGAAGATATTGATTGGTTGGTTGGCAAAATTACGCAACTTCGTATTTTTGGAGATGCCAATGAGATAATGAATTTATCGGTAGAAGAGGTGAATGGCGATGTTCTTGTCGTAAGTCAGTTTACGCTTCATGCAGCCACTAAAAAAGGCAACCGACCTTCTTATATTAAAGCGGCTAGACCCGAAGTGGCGATTCCGATTTATGAAAAATTTGTAACTATTTTAGAGCATAAATTAGGTAAGAAAGTGCCAACTGGTATTTTTGGTGCCGATATGAAAGTAGCCTTACTGAATGATGGTCCTGTAACTATAGTTATTGATAGTAAAAATAAGGAATAA
- a CDS encoding nucleotide pyrophosphohydrolase, whose protein sequence is MDLKNAQLDVDTWIKEHGVRYFNELTNMAQLTEEVGEVARIIARRYGEQSEKESDKAKDLGEELADVVFVVLCLANQTGIDLQAAFDKKMELKSVRDKDRHKNNEKLK, encoded by the coding sequence ATGGATCTAAAAAACGCACAACTAGACGTAGATACGTGGATTAAAGAACACGGGGTTCGCTACTTCAATGAATTGACCAATATGGCACAATTGACAGAAGAAGTGGGCGAAGTAGCTCGCATTATCGCACGTCGTTATGGAGAACAATCTGAGAAAGAGTCCGATAAAGCTAAAGATTTAGGCGAAGAACTAGCCGATGTGGTTTTTGTAGTCTTGTGTTTGGCCAACCAAACCGGAATTGACTTACAAGCTGCTTTTGATAAAAAAATGGAATTGAAATCTGTTCGTGATAAAGACCGCCATAAAAACAACGAAAAACTGAAATAA
- the aroA gene encoding 3-phosphoshikimate 1-carboxyvinyltransferase, with protein MKLLLQSALSEINAAIKITGSKSETNRLLLLKAMFPNITLANTSNSDDSEVMGAALATNNQQPTTSNQIIDIHHAGTAMRFLTAYFAVNAGREVVLTGSSRMQERPIKILVEALEQLGAVITYEKEVGYPPIRIKGQKITASKVKLAANVSSQYISALLLVASKLENGLELTLEGEITSIPYIKMTLALLNDLNIQTSFEGNVITVAPKPAVETKEMVVESDWSSASYYYSIAALADVASITISSYKENSLQGDSALVNLYKAMGVESSFNGNQLTLTKQANFNYQDVTFDLNNTPDIAQTIVVTCLGLGIGCHLTGLHTLKIKETDRLEALRIELTKLGANISVTNDSLTLVATKKINPNVAIATYNDHRMAMAFAPLALRVPIYIENAEVVSKSYPDFWEDLKSLGFQISEI; from the coding sequence ATGAAATTACTGCTACAATCTGCACTATCTGAAATCAATGCGGCAATAAAAATTACGGGATCGAAGAGTGAAACCAATCGTTTGTTATTGCTAAAAGCAATGTTTCCTAACATTACTTTAGCCAATACTTCCAATTCGGATGATAGCGAAGTAATGGGTGCTGCTTTAGCAACCAACAACCAACAACCAACAACCAGCAACCAAATAATTGATATTCACCATGCAGGAACAGCTATGCGTTTTCTTACGGCTTATTTTGCTGTAAATGCAGGTCGTGAAGTGGTGTTGACTGGTTCTAGCCGAATGCAAGAGCGTCCTATCAAAATTTTGGTAGAAGCGTTGGAACAATTAGGCGCTGTGATTACGTATGAAAAAGAAGTAGGTTATCCACCTATCCGAATCAAAGGACAAAAAATAACGGCTTCCAAGGTAAAATTAGCGGCCAATGTAAGCAGTCAATACATTTCGGCTTTATTGTTAGTCGCTTCCAAATTAGAGAATGGCTTAGAGTTGACATTGGAAGGAGAAATTACTTCTATTCCGTATATCAAAATGACTTTGGCTTTGCTTAATGATTTGAATATCCAGACTAGTTTTGAAGGAAACGTCATTACCGTTGCTCCAAAACCGGCAGTGGAAACTAAAGAAATGGTGGTAGAGTCCGATTGGAGTTCGGCTTCGTATTATTATAGTATTGCCGCCTTGGCAGATGTCGCTTCGATCACCATTTCAAGTTATAAAGAAAATAGCTTGCAAGGCGATTCGGCTTTGGTCAACTTATACAAAGCGATGGGAGTAGAGTCCAGTTTTAACGGAAACCAATTGACTTTAACCAAACAAGCTAATTTCAATTACCAAGACGTCACTTTTGATTTGAACAACACACCCGATATTGCACAAACTATTGTAGTAACCTGTTTGGGGTTAGGAATTGGTTGTCACTTAACGGGTTTACATACTTTGAAAATAAAAGAAACCGACCGTCTAGAAGCGCTCCGAATCGAATTGACCAAGTTAGGAGCGAATATTTCGGTAACTAATGATAGTTTGACTTTGGTGGCTACTAAAAAAATCAATCCTAATGTTGCCATTGCGACCTATAATGACCACCGAATGGCAATGGCATTTGCACCTTTGGCTTTGCGGGTGCCTATTTATATTGAAAATGCCGAAGTAGTCTCTAAATCGTATCCTGATTTTTGGGAAGATCTAAAAAGTTTGGGTTTTCAAATTTCTGAAATATAA
- the queA gene encoding tRNA preQ1(34) S-adenosylmethionine ribosyltransferase-isomerase QueA, giving the protein MKLSHFNFNLPKELLAEFPAENRDESRLMVIDRKKQTIEHKMFKDVIDYFDEGDVMILNNTKVFPARLYGNKEKTGARIEVFLLRELNAEQRLWDVLVDPARKIRIGNKLYFGDDDSLVAEVIDNTTSRGRTLRFLYDGSYEEFRNKLTELGETPIPKYINREVTEEDAERYQTIYAKEEGAVAAPTAGLHFSKHLLKRLEIKGINFAEVTLHVGLGTFNPVEVEDLSKHKMDSEELKITPEACEIVNKAKLGKKRVCAVGTTSMRAIESSVSSQKTLNPYEGWTNKFIFPPHDFSIADCMITNFHTPKSTLLMMISAFCGHDLMKRAYEEAIKEEYKFYSYGDAMLIL; this is encoded by the coding sequence ATGAAATTATCACATTTTAACTTCAATTTGCCAAAAGAACTTTTGGCGGAGTTTCCTGCAGAGAATAGAGATGAGTCTCGATTAATGGTTATTGATCGTAAAAAACAAACAATAGAGCATAAAATGTTCAAGGATGTTATCGATTATTTCGACGAGGGTGATGTAATGATTCTGAATAATACGAAAGTTTTTCCAGCTCGTTTGTACGGAAACAAAGAAAAAACAGGAGCCAGAATTGAAGTGTTTTTGTTGCGCGAATTGAATGCTGAACAACGCCTTTGGGACGTATTGGTTGACCCAGCTCGTAAAATTAGAATTGGGAACAAATTGTATTTTGGAGACGATGATTCTTTAGTAGCTGAGGTAATTGATAACACGACTTCTCGCGGAAGAACATTGCGTTTCCTTTATGATGGTTCGTACGAAGAATTTAGAAATAAATTGACTGAATTGGGTGAAACCCCAATCCCTAAATACATCAACAGAGAGGTTACCGAAGAAGATGCAGAGCGTTACCAAACTATCTATGCCAAAGAGGAAGGAGCTGTTGCTGCTCCTACGGCTGGTTTGCACTTCTCTAAACATTTATTGAAAAGATTGGAAATTAAAGGAATTAACTTTGCTGAGGTGACGCTTCACGTTGGTTTAGGAACTTTCAATCCAGTGGAAGTAGAAGATTTGTCAAAGCATAAAATGGATTCTGAAGAGTTAAAAATTACTCCTGAGGCTTGCGAAATTGTGAATAAAGCTAAACTAGGAAAAAAGCGAGTGTGCGCTGTAGGAACTACTTCTATGCGTGCTATCGAAAGTTCCGTTTCTTCGCAAAAAACACTAAATCCGTATGAAGGATGGACTAATAAATTCATTTTTCCTCCTCATGATTTCAGTATTGCTGATTGTATGATTACCAATTTCCATACACCAAAATCAACTTTGTTAATGATGATTTCAGCTTTCTGTGGTCACGATTTAATGAAACGCGCTTACGAAGAAGCCATCAAAGAAGAATACAAATTCTATTCGTATGGTGATGCGATGCTAATCCTATAA
- the kynU gene encoding kynureninase, which translates to MIFENSLAFAQQLDAQDPLSHYQNEFSFPQVNGKKVIYFTGNSLGLQPKRAKAYVDEVMNDWATLAVEGHFYAEKPWWDYHERFTNPLSKLVGALPTEVTVMNTLTVNLHLMMVSFYQPTSKRYKIICEEKAFPSDQYLFQSQVRFHGYEPEDAIVEVKRRKGEHNIRLEDVVAKINEVGAELALVLIGGVNYYTGQVFDMKTITEAGHKVGAYVGWDLAHAAGNIELQLHDWQVDFAAWCSYKYMNSGPGNASGCFIHEKHHTNSELPRFAGWWGHNKERRFKMEPHFDPVQGADGWQISNLPVLSLAPYLASVELFAEVGMEALIKKRNTITAYLEFVLHEIDREVKGNFEIITPSNPKERGCQLSVFLHGEGRSLFDYLMKNGVIIDWREPNVIRLAPVPLYTSFENIYRFGQILKSGILEK; encoded by the coding sequence ATGATATTTGAAAACAGCCTTGCTTTTGCACAACAACTCGATGCGCAGGACCCATTAAGTCACTATCAAAATGAATTTTCTTTTCCGCAAGTCAACGGAAAGAAAGTGATTTACTTTACGGGAAACTCGTTGGGACTCCAGCCTAAAAGAGCCAAAGCCTATGTAGATGAGGTAATGAACGATTGGGCCACATTAGCGGTTGAAGGTCATTTTTATGCCGAGAAACCTTGGTGGGATTACCACGAACGGTTTACAAATCCCTTGAGTAAGTTGGTTGGGGCTTTGCCAACAGAAGTTACCGTAATGAACACCTTGACGGTGAATCTACATTTGATGATGGTTTCATTTTATCAACCAACATCCAAACGATATAAAATTATTTGCGAAGAAAAAGCGTTTCCTTCAGATCAATACCTATTTCAAAGTCAAGTTCGTTTTCATGGATATGAACCCGAAGATGCTATTGTAGAGGTGAAGCGTCGCAAAGGCGAACACAACATTCGTTTAGAAGATGTTGTGGCAAAAATTAATGAAGTGGGAGCCGAGCTAGCTTTGGTCTTAATTGGCGGGGTCAATTATTATACCGGACAGGTTTTTGATATGAAAACCATTACCGAAGCAGGGCATAAAGTAGGGGCTTATGTTGGTTGGGATTTGGCGCATGCCGCTGGCAATATCGAATTGCAATTGCACGATTGGCAAGTAGATTTTGCTGCTTGGTGTAGTTATAAATACATGAATTCAGGACCTGGAAATGCTTCGGGTTGCTTTATTCACGAGAAACACCACACTAATTCGGAACTGCCACGTTTTGCGGGTTGGTGGGGACATAATAAAGAACGCCGTTTTAAAATGGAACCTCATTTTGACCCTGTTCAAGGGGCTGATGGTTGGCAAATTAGTAATTTACCAGTCTTGTCTTTAGCACCCTATCTAGCTTCAGTCGAATTGTTTGCCGAAGTAGGAATGGAGGCATTAATCAAAAAAAGAAATACAATCACCGCTTATTTAGAATTTGTTTTACACGAAATTGACCGAGAAGTGAAAGGTAATTTTGAAATTATTACCCCTTCCAATCCAAAGGAAAGAGGGTGCCAGCTTTCGGTTTTTCTGCATGGAGAAGGCCGAAGTTTGTTTGATTATCTAATGAAAAACGGAGTGATAATCGATTGGCGCGAACCCAATGTGATTCGTCTCGCCCCCGTTCCTTTATATACTTCTTTTGAAAATATCTATCGTTTTGGACAAATTTTAAAAAGCGGAATTTTAGAAAAATAA
- a CDS encoding flavin reductase family protein, with product MKDISKETIIAMDKVPRLNLINSCTGYKSTNLIATQSIDGQSNVAIFSSVTHLGSDPALIGFIMRPTTVPRDTYKNIKETGYFSINHVTVDMIEDAHHTSANYDLGVSEFDKTNLKEEYKKGIATPFVKGSPVQLYCKYVNEYYIQENDTIHIIASIERLFFDEELQHEDGWLQLDKGKVVTVNGLDGYCLPKLVDRFQYARKDQPTKSFF from the coding sequence ATGAAAGACATTTCAAAAGAAACCATTATCGCAATGGACAAAGTGCCTCGATTGAATTTAATTAATTCGTGTACAGGATACAAATCGACCAATTTAATTGCTACTCAATCCATTGACGGGCAATCTAATGTGGCTATTTTTAGTAGTGTAACCCACCTTGGGAGTGACCCAGCATTGATTGGATTTATTATGCGACCAACAACCGTTCCGAGAGACACCTACAAGAATATAAAAGAAACCGGCTACTTCAGTATCAATCATGTAACAGTTGATATGATTGAAGACGCACATCATACTTCGGCAAATTATGACTTAGGTGTTTCTGAGTTTGACAAAACCAATCTGAAAGAAGAATACAAAAAAGGTATCGCAACTCCCTTTGTAAAAGGAAGCCCTGTACAATTGTACTGCAAATATGTAAATGAATATTACATCCAAGAAAACGACACCATTCACATCATAGCATCTATTGAGCGTTTATTTTTTGACGAAGAATTACAGCACGAAGACGGCTGGTTACAACTAGACAAAGGAAAAGTAGTTACTGTAAATGGTTTAGATGGCTATTGTTTGCCAAAACTCGTTGATCGTTTTCAATATGCTCGAAAAGACCAACCTACAAAATCATTTTTTTAA
- a CDS encoding penicillin acylase family protein, which translates to MKIVKKVLVVIVSILALLILALVGYAFYSKPKYEGELPLKNIQKETTVYFDEFGVPHIYAENTTDAMEALGYVHAQDRLWQMELMRRIAPGRLSEIFGSVALKNDKFFTGLGIEEASAKAIAQLDKNSPSYQLTQAYLDGINQYIAEGKTPIEFQLLGIQKQKFEIKDVYNIFGYMAFSFAMAQKSDPLMTDLRNKYGMEYLKDFGLESEFNTTKIKNAKENVQEYSAIAKSVASLLDQSPIPPFIGSNSWVIAPQKTKNGKVIFANDPHIGFSQPGTWYEAHLVTPDYEMYGCYLAGTPFPLLGHNHQYAYGLTMFENDDIDLYQEENSATDVTKYNTPTGLSAYETRTKTIKVKDTSDVVINVKVSRHGPIVNDLIDGLQKDKPVALSWIYTQQPILILDAVYALSHAKDKADFQKGVQLIAAPGLNVMYGDAKGNVAWWATGKLYKHNVGVNPNFILDGASGKDDIKEYLDFSKNPSAVNPSWNYVYSANNQPEAIDGFLYPGYYLPEDRAKRIVQLLDSKSNWDKESASKMIFDNTSSVAPSVVQNLTTALDNNALSKTEKEALVVLKNWKGSNNLAEVAPTIYNKWIYLYLKNTFQDEMGEAGFKQFLSTHIMKQVVARQIVNTQSLWWDNVTTKNEKETREQIITKSFKEAIAALEGQLGKSITAWTWNKVHTVEHQHPLGKVNALKPFFNVGPFEVSGSMEVINNLFFDFTEDGKYLVKGGPSTRRIIDFSDIENSWSILPTGQSGNPMSPHYKDQAEMYNTGKFRKMKLNKAEIVRTSTKLVFIPNKK; encoded by the coding sequence ATGAAAATAGTTAAAAAAGTACTGGTTGTAATTGTTTCAATTTTGGCACTCCTAATTTTGGCATTGGTTGGCTATGCCTTTTATTCCAAGCCCAAATACGAAGGAGAACTACCGCTGAAAAACATTCAAAAAGAAACAACAGTTTACTTTGATGAATTTGGCGTGCCGCATATTTACGCCGAAAATACAACCGATGCTATGGAAGCCTTGGGTTATGTTCATGCTCAAGACCGCTTGTGGCAAATGGAGTTAATGCGCCGAATTGCACCGGGGCGCTTGTCTGAGATTTTTGGTTCGGTGGCGTTAAAAAATGATAAATTCTTTACCGGATTAGGAATTGAAGAAGCTTCGGCGAAGGCCATTGCTCAATTGGATAAAAACAGTCCGAGTTACCAATTGACGCAAGCTTATTTGGATGGCATCAATCAATACATAGCAGAAGGAAAAACGCCTATTGAATTTCAGTTACTCGGAATCCAAAAGCAAAAATTTGAGATAAAAGACGTGTACAATATTTTTGGCTACATGGCATTTAGTTTTGCTATGGCACAAAAATCAGATCCTTTGATGACGGATTTGCGGAATAAATACGGCATGGAGTATTTGAAAGATTTTGGTTTAGAAAGCGAATTTAATACCACTAAAATCAAAAATGCTAAGGAGAATGTTCAGGAATATTCTGCTATAGCTAAATCGGTCGCTTCTTTGTTAGATCAATCACCTATCCCACCATTCATTGGTAGTAACAGTTGGGTTATTGCCCCGCAAAAGACCAAAAATGGTAAAGTGATTTTTGCAAATGATCCACACATTGGCTTCTCACAACCTGGTACATGGTACGAAGCACATTTGGTAACGCCTGATTATGAAATGTATGGCTGTTATTTGGCAGGAACTCCTTTTCCGTTATTAGGTCATAATCATCAATATGCCTACGGATTGACGATGTTTGAAAATGACGATATTGATTTGTACCAAGAAGAAAATAGTGCGACAGATGTTACAAAATACAATACTCCTACAGGATTGAGTGCCTATGAAACAAGAACTAAAACAATTAAAGTTAAGGATACTTCGGATGTGGTGATAAACGTTAAAGTAAGTCGCCATGGACCTATTGTAAATGATTTGATTGATGGTTTACAAAAGGACAAACCCGTAGCCTTATCGTGGATTTATACCCAACAACCTATTTTAATTTTAGATGCAGTGTATGCTCTTTCGCATGCTAAGGATAAAGCCGATTTTCAAAAAGGGGTTCAATTGATCGCGGCACCTGGTTTGAACGTGATGTATGGTGATGCCAAAGGCAATGTAGCTTGGTGGGCCACCGGAAAATTATACAAACACAATGTGGGTGTGAATCCTAATTTTATTTTGGATGGAGCTAGCGGAAAAGACGATATTAAAGAATATTTGGATTTCTCCAAAAATCCTTCGGCAGTCAATCCGAGTTGGAATTATGTGTATTCGGCTAATAATCAACCCGAAGCGATTGACGGATTTTTATATCCAGGCTATTATTTACCAGAAGATAGAGCCAAGCGAATTGTTCAACTATTGGATTCAAAATCCAATTGGGATAAGGAATCAGCAAGTAAAATGATTTTTGATAATACATCATCAGTAGCACCATCGGTGGTTCAAAATTTAACGACTGCATTAGATAACAATGCTCTTTCTAAAACCGAAAAAGAAGCTCTTGTTGTGCTGAAAAATTGGAAAGGATCTAATAATCTAGCAGAGGTAGCACCAACAATTTATAACAAATGGATTTATCTGTATCTAAAAAACACCTTTCAAGACGAAATGGGTGAAGCAGGTTTTAAACAGTTTTTAAGCACCCATATTATGAAGCAAGTGGTAGCGAGACAAATCGTCAACACCCAATCACTTTGGTGGGACAATGTTACCACTAAAAATGAAAAAGAAACTCGAGAACAAATTATAACGAAGTCTTTTAAAGAAGCAATTGCTGCTTTGGAAGGTCAATTGGGGAAATCAATTACTGCTTGGACTTGGAACAAAGTACATACGGTAGAACACCAACATCCTTTAGGAAAAGTAAATGCATTGAAACCATTTTTTAATGTAGGCCCTTTTGAAGTTTCTGGTTCAATGGAAGTGATTAACAATTTGTTTTTTGATTTTACTGAAGACGGCAAGTATCTGGTAAAAGGAGGACCTTCAACTAGACGAATTATTGATTTTTCGGATATTGAAAATAGTTGGAGTATTCTGCCAACAGGTCAATCTGGAAATCCGATGAGTCCCCATTATAAAGATCAAGCCGAAATGTACAATACAGGAAAGTTCAGAAAAATGAAATTGAACAAAGCTGAAATTGTTAGAACTTCAACAAAATTGGTTTTTATTCCTAATAAAAAGTAA